In Amycolatopsis sp. EV170708-02-1, the following are encoded in one genomic region:
- the eccCa gene encoding type VII secretion protein EccCa, with product MSTTLFARQARRPKPTAPTTEIEIQEPPAVPEDAGSGISSLLMYLPMGLGSMAMVMMFVRPGSGVLAYVGGGMMLLSVVGMLIAQLMRSSVTHKQKLNGDRRDYIRYLAQLRNQVRTSLGEQQRAARWIHPDPHGLWSIALGYRLWERRPAHDDFGEVRLGLGTQRSTLKMQPPNTKPIEDLEPLSAHALRRFLRAYSTLSDAPIAVYLRGFGQIQFSGDDQAVLGLVRAMLAQFATAHAPGDVRIAVCATDERIDRWDWLKWLPHNQDLESRDAAGARRLVTDSIAEIELLLGGPAFTGRPRFEADTPITASEPFVVLVLDGIVLPADHRAADEGYRNAVVLDVSGSLPWQQRAGALFLDVGTDQAHTVSFDRLGKPRNTPLCRPDSLSEVAATALARTMARFRVGEVTEDDEPMAADYDLAGLLGLGDVATFEPTKYRRERMTSKRRLRVPIGIAGGGAPLELDIKEAAEDGMGPHGLCIGATGSGKSELLRTLVLALATTHSSEDLNFVLVDFKGGAAFLGFDQLPHTSAVITNLAEELELVDRMQDALTGELNRRQEHLRAAGNYASRRDYEAARAQGVQLEPMPALFIVVDEFSEMLSSKPEFIDVFAMIGRLGRSLGVHMLLASQRLDEGRIHKVETHLSYRIGLRTFSAMESRSVIGVPDAYELPNSPGNGYLRPDTQTLIRFKGAFSSAPYLAKRRRTGIDSVEQHVTPFGTRYVEPPSVLEPEPEPEPDDSQESTDTMLDVLLERLRDVGPRAHQVWLPPLKKPATLDQLLPPLVDHVELGPRPVGDLQTANLTVPVGLIDLPAQQRRELLTADLSGAKGNVAVVGGPQSGKSTMLRTLIAGLALTHTAAEVQFYCLDFGGTLTALAKLPHVGSIANRLDRDRVTRTVLEVTNLMTRREGIFAEHNIDSMASYRRARQQGKYTDIDPHGDVFLVVDGWYTVRQDFEDVEERFTELAARGLSFGIHLVIATNRWSEMRPWLRDVIGTRFELKLGDPVDSEINSRFAATVPAIPGRGITVDKLHFLAALPRIDGYSGTDDLADATVELAEALALPTAPVAPKVRLLPHTLSVTELPGPTAPSPTAEMRMALGIEDVELGPQWHDFDASPHLLIYGDAETGKTNLLRHIARSVVAHHSSDEARVMFGDFRRELTDSIPPEYQLEYAVGAEALTKSIAGAAPVFEKRIPGPEISPSRLHKRDWWKGGRLYIIIDDFELAESSGSSGPLGPLLPVIPQAADVGVHIIVARSTAGASRSMMNPAIRRMWELGTPALLLSCPKTEGAFLGNVKPRVLPAGRGQFINRRRSVRLVQTPLVEGPAKAHQD from the coding sequence GTGAGCACGACCCTGTTCGCCCGGCAGGCGCGACGCCCGAAACCGACCGCCCCGACCACCGAAATCGAGATCCAGGAACCACCCGCCGTTCCGGAGGACGCCGGCAGCGGAATCAGTTCGCTGCTGATGTACTTGCCGATGGGCCTCGGTTCCATGGCCATGGTGATGATGTTCGTCCGGCCGGGGTCCGGAGTGCTGGCCTACGTCGGCGGGGGCATGATGCTGCTCTCGGTCGTCGGCATGCTCATCGCACAGCTGATGCGCAGTTCGGTCACCCACAAGCAAAAACTGAACGGCGACCGGCGGGACTACATCCGCTACCTCGCCCAGCTGCGCAACCAGGTACGCACGTCACTCGGCGAGCAGCAGCGCGCGGCACGCTGGATCCACCCTGACCCGCATGGCCTGTGGTCCATCGCGCTGGGGTATCGCCTGTGGGAGCGCCGTCCCGCGCACGACGACTTCGGCGAGGTCCGCCTCGGGCTGGGCACGCAACGTTCCACGCTCAAGATGCAGCCGCCGAACACGAAGCCGATCGAGGATCTCGAACCGCTGTCCGCGCACGCGCTGCGCCGGTTCCTGCGGGCCTACTCCACTCTGTCCGACGCGCCGATCGCGGTGTACCTGCGAGGTTTCGGGCAGATCCAGTTCAGCGGTGACGATCAGGCCGTGCTGGGTCTCGTGCGGGCCATGCTCGCCCAGTTCGCCACCGCGCACGCGCCCGGCGATGTCCGGATCGCGGTCTGCGCCACCGACGAGCGGATCGACCGCTGGGACTGGCTGAAGTGGCTGCCACACAACCAGGACCTGGAAAGCCGGGACGCCGCCGGCGCACGACGGCTGGTCACCGACAGCATCGCCGAGATCGAACTGCTGCTCGGCGGCCCGGCGTTCACCGGCCGTCCCCGGTTCGAAGCCGACACCCCGATCACGGCGTCCGAGCCGTTCGTCGTCCTCGTCCTGGACGGCATCGTCCTGCCCGCCGACCACCGGGCCGCCGACGAGGGCTACCGCAACGCCGTGGTCCTGGACGTATCCGGCTCGCTGCCCTGGCAGCAGCGGGCCGGGGCGTTGTTCCTCGACGTCGGCACCGACCAGGCGCATACGGTGTCCTTCGACCGGCTGGGGAAACCTCGCAACACCCCGCTTTGCCGTCCGGACTCGCTGAGCGAGGTGGCGGCCACCGCGCTGGCCAGGACGATGGCCAGATTCAGGGTCGGTGAGGTGACCGAAGACGACGAGCCGATGGCCGCGGACTACGACCTCGCCGGTCTGCTCGGGCTCGGTGACGTCGCCACGTTCGAACCGACCAAGTACCGCCGCGAACGGATGACCAGCAAACGACGGCTGCGGGTCCCCATCGGGATCGCCGGCGGTGGAGCCCCGCTCGAACTCGACATCAAGGAGGCCGCCGAAGACGGGATGGGACCACACGGTCTGTGCATCGGCGCCACCGGTTCGGGCAAGAGCGAACTTCTGCGCACCCTCGTACTCGCGTTGGCGACAACACACTCCTCCGAAGATCTCAACTTCGTGCTCGTCGACTTCAAGGGCGGCGCGGCGTTCCTGGGGTTCGACCAGCTGCCGCATACGTCCGCGGTGATCACCAACCTCGCCGAGGAGCTCGAGCTGGTCGACCGGATGCAGGACGCGCTGACCGGTGAACTGAACCGTCGTCAAGAGCATCTGCGTGCGGCCGGCAACTATGCGTCGAGGCGTGATTACGAAGCCGCCCGCGCGCAAGGCGTGCAGCTGGAACCCATGCCCGCCCTGTTCATCGTGGTGGACGAATTCAGCGAGATGCTGTCCAGCAAACCCGAGTTCATCGACGTGTTCGCCATGATCGGCAGGCTCGGCCGGAGCCTCGGCGTGCATATGCTGCTGGCCTCGCAACGACTCGATGAAGGCCGGATCCACAAGGTCGAGACCCATCTGTCGTACCGGATCGGCCTGCGCACGTTCTCCGCGATGGAAAGCCGGAGCGTCATCGGCGTCCCGGACGCCTACGAACTGCCGAACAGCCCCGGCAACGGCTATTTGCGACCGGACACGCAGACGCTGATCCGTTTCAAGGGCGCGTTCTCCTCGGCGCCCTACCTGGCCAAACGCCGGCGCACCGGGATCGACTCGGTCGAGCAGCACGTCACGCCCTTCGGCACCCGGTACGTCGAGCCGCCGTCGGTACTCGAGCCGGAACCTGAGCCGGAGCCGGACGACTCGCAGGAATCCACCGACACCATGCTCGACGTCCTCCTCGAAAGGTTGCGCGACGTCGGCCCCCGCGCGCACCAGGTCTGGCTGCCCCCGCTGAAGAAACCGGCCACGCTGGACCAGTTGCTCCCGCCGCTGGTGGACCATGTCGAGCTCGGTCCGCGTCCGGTCGGCGACCTGCAGACGGCGAACCTCACCGTGCCGGTGGGCTTGATCGATCTCCCCGCGCAGCAACGCCGGGAACTGCTGACCGCCGACCTTTCCGGTGCCAAGGGAAACGTGGCGGTGGTCGGCGGGCCGCAGAGTGGCAAGAGCACCATGCTGCGCACCCTGATCGCCGGGCTCGCGCTGACGCACACCGCGGCGGAGGTGCAGTTCTACTGCCTCGACTTCGGTGGCACGCTCACCGCGCTGGCCAAACTCCCCCACGTCGGCAGCATCGCGAACAGGCTCGACCGGGATCGCGTGACCCGGACGGTACTGGAGGTCACCAACCTGATGACCCGTCGCGAAGGGATCTTCGCCGAGCACAACATCGACTCGATGGCCAGCTACCGGCGGGCCAGACAGCAGGGAAAATACACCGACATCGATCCGCACGGCGACGTGTTCCTCGTGGTCGACGGCTGGTACACCGTCCGGCAGGACTTCGAGGATGTCGAAGAGCGGTTCACCGAACTCGCCGCCCGCGGACTCAGCTTCGGCATCCATCTCGTGATCGCCACCAACCGCTGGTCGGAGATGCGGCCCTGGTTGCGCGACGTGATCGGCACCCGGTTCGAACTGAAACTCGGCGATCCGGTGGATTCGGAGATCAACAGCAGGTTCGCCGCGACCGTACCCGCCATCCCCGGCCGCGGCATCACCGTCGACAAATTGCACTTCCTCGCCGCGCTGCCCCGGATCGACGGCTACAGCGGCACCGACGACCTCGCCGACGCCACCGTGGAACTCGCCGAAGCCCTGGCCCTGCCGACCGCACCCGTCGCGCCGAAGGTGCGGCTGCTGCCGCACACGCTCTCGGTGACCGAACTGCCCGGACCGACAGCGCCCAGCCCCACCGCGGAAATGCGAATGGCCCTCGGCATCGAAGACGTCGAACTCGGGCCGCAGTGGCACGACTTCGACGCCAGCCCGCACCTGCTGATCTACGGAGACGCCGAGACCGGGAAAACCAACCTGCTGAGGCACATCGCCCGATCCGTCGTCGCGCACCACTCATCCGACGAGGCACGGGTGATGTTCGGCGACTTCCGGCGCGAACTGACCGATTCGATCCCGCCCGAGTACCAGCTCGAATACGCGGTCGGGGCGGAAGCCCTCACCAAGTCCATCGCGGGCGCGGCTCCGGTGTTCGAAAAGCGGATACCTGGCCCCGAAATCAGCCCGAGCCGGCTGCACAAACGTGACTGGTGGAAGGGCGGCCGCCTGTACATCATCATCGACGACTTCGAACTGGCCGAGTCCTCCGGTAGTTCCGGCCCGCTCGGGCCCCTGCTCCCGGTGATCCCGCAGGCCGCGGACGTCGGCGTCCATATCATCGTCGCGCGCAGCACCGCGGGCGCGAGCCGGTCCATGATGAACCCGGCGATCCGGCGGATGTGGGAGCTCGGCACCCCGGCGTTGTTGCTGTCCTGTCCGAAGACCGAAGGAGCGTTCCTCGGCAACGTGAAGCCCCGCGTCTTGCCCGCGGGTCGCGGACAGTTCATCAATCGCCGCCGTTCGGTGCGGCTGGTGCAGACCCCGCTGGTCGAGGGACCGGCGAAAGCTCACCAAGACTGA
- the eccB gene encoding type VII secretion protein EccB, protein MKSRKDQVQAYFFVVGRLAAAVTHGRPDVVQAPNRRLNTGTVLGIMLAALLMAVFGIYGLFVPGGDNSWRQPGTIVMNKTTGARYVYLDGQLRPVLNYSSARLVGGKSGTGAVVSVSQNSLGDTPVGQPIGIVGAPDALPDAGKLKGGPWTVCVQPDATGTPPGPKVTLLLGPRAGRVLADRQALLVSTSDGTSFLLWQGKRHRVAGRAVLQTLGYGDVVPVAVTTAWLNTIPQAQDISVPVTPGIGEPGPRIDGRPSVVGQVYEVRNPAISSAQLYLVRQDGIAPLSRTTAALVLAAPSTRGAYPGEPVAPIQVGPAALSGVAASSGLDLVAGLPPEPPEVVTPTRDSLACTRLIPSATGEMGVVAELLPSASVTAQAVPVAQHVAGSTADLVSIPAGGGVLARETPAPGAPSGTVYLVTEVGIRYPLADAEVMGALGYTESSVIRVPAELLALLPAGPLLSVAGALQGQAPRP, encoded by the coding sequence ATGAAGTCCCGCAAAGACCAAGTGCAGGCCTATTTCTTCGTGGTCGGCCGGCTGGCGGCGGCGGTCACCCACGGCAGGCCCGATGTGGTGCAGGCACCGAACAGACGCCTGAACACCGGCACTGTCCTGGGGATCATGCTGGCCGCGTTGCTCATGGCGGTCTTCGGGATCTACGGTCTCTTCGTTCCCGGCGGGGACAACTCTTGGCGCCAGCCGGGGACTATCGTCATGAACAAGACCACTGGTGCGCGATACGTCTATCTCGACGGCCAGCTCCGGCCGGTGCTGAACTACTCGTCCGCGCGGCTGGTCGGCGGGAAATCCGGGACCGGCGCGGTGGTTTCGGTGTCACAGAACTCCTTGGGCGATACTCCGGTGGGTCAGCCGATCGGGATCGTCGGTGCCCCGGACGCGTTGCCTGACGCGGGCAAACTCAAAGGTGGACCGTGGACGGTCTGTGTCCAACCGGACGCCACCGGCACTCCCCCCGGGCCGAAAGTGACCTTGCTGCTCGGGCCACGGGCGGGTCGAGTGCTGGCAGACAGACAAGCTCTGCTTGTATCCACTTCGGACGGAACAAGCTTCCTGCTGTGGCAGGGAAAGCGCCACCGAGTGGCCGGTCGCGCGGTGCTGCAGACGCTCGGATACGGCGACGTCGTGCCGGTAGCAGTCACCACGGCGTGGCTGAACACGATTCCCCAAGCGCAGGACATCTCGGTACCGGTGACGCCGGGAATCGGCGAACCCGGCCCTCGGATAGACGGACGCCCGAGCGTGGTCGGCCAGGTCTACGAGGTCCGCAACCCGGCGATCAGCTCCGCCCAGCTCTACCTGGTCCGGCAGGATGGGATCGCTCCCTTGAGCCGCACCACCGCGGCGCTGGTGCTCGCGGCTCCCTCCACGCGAGGCGCTTACCCCGGCGAGCCGGTCGCGCCGATCCAGGTGGGACCGGCGGCGCTGTCAGGTGTAGCGGCGTCGTCCGGCCTGGATCTCGTCGCAGGCCTACCGCCGGAACCGCCCGAGGTAGTCACCCCGACGCGTGACTCCTTGGCGTGTACCCGGCTGATTCCCTCTGCCACAGGGGAGATGGGCGTGGTGGCCGAGTTGCTGCCGTCGGCGTCGGTGACGGCTCAGGCTGTCCCCGTGGCCCAGCATGTCGCGGGATCGACGGCGGACCTCGTGTCCATTCCCGCCGGCGGGGGAGTGCTCGCCAGGGAGACACCAGCTCCCGGTGCGCCGTCCGGCACCGTGTATCTCGTCACCGAAGTCGGCATCAGGTACCCGCTCGCCGACGCCGAGGTGATGGGTGCGCTCGGTTATACGGAATCCTCGGTGATCCGCGTGCCGGCGGAACTTCTCGCGCTGCTACCGGCCGGTCCGCTGCTCAGTGTGGCCGGCGCGTTACAGGGTCAGGCGCCGCGACCGTGA
- a CDS encoding WXG100 family type VII secretion target, with amino-acid sequence MTDATITYDYPVIEECLSMMSRKATEIEGQTNELESDVKRIMIEWKGDTANRYDERSNGLRNELHGHRDNLNNLNVALRNAAEAMKAQDSRGASSI; translated from the coding sequence GTGACTGACGCAACCATCACATATGACTACCCGGTCATCGAAGAGTGCTTGAGCATGATGTCCAGGAAGGCCACTGAGATCGAGGGGCAGACTAACGAACTCGAGAGTGATGTCAAGCGCATCATGATCGAATGGAAGGGTGATACAGCCAACCGCTACGACGAGCGCTCCAATGGCCTCCGGAACGAACTTCACGGCCACCGAGATAATCTCAACAATCTTAATGTGGCGCTCCGTAATGCCGCGGAAGCGATGAAGGCACAAGACAGTCGTGGTGCCAGCAGCATCTAG
- a CDS encoding WXG100 family type VII secretion target, whose translation MVEFSADPAPPPLPDPALEQLNLDQLAQLVNEVNPDVFYQRAQVFDAAAARLQEVRDAFRREARQLQEAWTGKIEESFENVAQETSGAITNVLHSMQDPGYGTRLRQVGDALAMGQQRLKDLQAQKAQQAAAPLVTGAPPADVVEKGNQQTALRIVHDLCTAYRDIGTGIAPLPETTPAPGGKANAGNGPGTAGAGGDPITVVHNDVTPPAEGSVNGLPLGGSLAMGLAPRGEADVSLSGTPEGAQPILPFAVGAAGVLGGASSGSGGGAGGSAHGGSSSKHADVVQAFQLSPGGGGYVGDSVIGRAKPADAGQDEAIPVMPGMFMGAAGEDRSVPGRRAPGSAVSGAASDEVVEGVLGRRQSVTDLDGGLVGWGLPAGTSAAARRREDRKAPGTEERPVTVSEGEEGAAEKEKKEARPATVADPVVVARFESEPVANAQATSGGSPALPSVAQFVTAERAPQGLDAAAGGGAPQNVLPVRALAAEGASALPGALPVNASASTPASGSAPLEGGPMGPMMGMGGMGGQPEENKERSSEIVPGPDPAVWDYSHGTPSAIGKPERASAESAPDESPDEIVARILERRS comes from the coding sequence ATGGTTGAGTTTTCCGCTGACCCCGCACCGCCGCCACTGCCCGACCCGGCTCTGGAGCAGCTGAACCTCGACCAGCTGGCTCAGCTGGTGAATGAGGTCAACCCGGACGTCTTCTATCAACGGGCGCAGGTGTTCGACGCGGCCGCGGCGCGGTTGCAGGAGGTGCGTGACGCCTTCCGCCGCGAAGCGCGTCAGCTGCAGGAAGCCTGGACCGGCAAGATCGAGGAGAGCTTCGAGAACGTGGCGCAGGAGACTTCCGGCGCCATCACGAATGTCCTGCACTCGATGCAGGATCCTGGTTACGGCACCCGTTTGCGTCAGGTTGGGGACGCGCTCGCCATGGGCCAGCAGCGGCTCAAGGACCTTCAGGCGCAGAAGGCGCAGCAGGCCGCCGCACCACTCGTCACCGGAGCGCCGCCCGCCGATGTCGTGGAGAAGGGCAATCAGCAGACCGCGCTGCGGATCGTGCACGACCTGTGCACGGCCTACCGCGACATCGGGACTGGTATCGCCCCGCTTCCCGAGACCACGCCTGCGCCGGGTGGAAAGGCAAACGCCGGGAATGGCCCGGGTACCGCCGGGGCCGGCGGCGATCCGATCACGGTTGTCCATAACGACGTCACCCCGCCTGCAGAGGGCAGCGTGAACGGCTTGCCCCTTGGGGGTTCTCTCGCGATGGGCCTGGCCCCGAGGGGTGAGGCCGACGTGTCGTTGTCCGGAACGCCGGAGGGAGCGCAGCCCATTCTGCCGTTCGCGGTCGGGGCCGCCGGGGTCTTGGGCGGAGCTTCGAGTGGATCCGGCGGCGGTGCGGGCGGCAGTGCCCACGGCGGCTCGTCGTCGAAGCACGCCGATGTCGTACAGGCTTTCCAGCTGTCGCCCGGCGGAGGGGGCTACGTCGGCGATTCGGTCATCGGCCGTGCCAAGCCGGCGGATGCCGGACAGGACGAGGCGATCCCGGTCATGCCGGGGATGTTCATGGGGGCCGCGGGCGAGGATCGCTCGGTGCCTGGCCGGCGCGCGCCCGGTTCGGCGGTATCGGGCGCGGCCTCGGATGAAGTTGTCGAGGGCGTTCTCGGGCGGCGCCAGAGTGTGACCGACCTTGATGGCGGCCTCGTCGGGTGGGGGCTGCCCGCGGGCACGTCCGCGGCGGCGCGGCGCCGCGAGGACAGAAAAGCGCCGGGAACCGAGGAGCGGCCGGTCACCGTGTCTGAAGGCGAGGAAGGGGCTGCGGAGAAGGAGAAGAAGGAGGCGCGGCCCGCGACGGTCGCCGATCCGGTGGTGGTCGCCCGTTTCGAGAGCGAACCCGTCGCGAATGCTCAGGCGACATCCGGCGGGTCGCCCGCACTGCCCTCGGTGGCGCAGTTCGTCACCGCCGAGCGTGCACCGCAGGGCCTTGACGCCGCCGCAGGAGGAGGCGCCCCGCAGAACGTGCTTCCGGTCCGGGCGTTGGCGGCGGAAGGTGCTTCGGCTCTGCCAGGCGCTCTCCCGGTGAACGCGAGCGCGTCCACACCTGCATCGGGGAGTGCCCCGCTGGAAGGCGGTCCGATGGGGCCGATGATGGGAATGGGCGGCATGGGCGGGCAGCCGGAAGAGAACAAAGAGCGCAGTTCCGAGATCGTGCCCGGTCCGGATCCCGCAGTCTGGGACTACTCGCACGGTACCCCCTCGGCAATCGGCAAACCGGAGCGAGCGTCGGCCGAATCGGCGCCGGACGAGTCTCCGGACGAGATCGTGGCGCGCATCTTGGAGAGAAGGAGTTGA
- the eccD gene encoding type VII secretion integral membrane protein EccD produces MEEQTQHRTTTSVRLRFVLGKRATDVALPAEVTLVELLPAILPQFGAEQVEQGADHEGWVVQRLGEAPLDEDRTLAELNLLDGETVHLRPRVDQLAAIDFDDLVDGVGEQVRRHPSAWNPARTRWMLRIAAGVTLLLGAWLLPGSGSVAIQAFLAWAFTVLLLVGSALVARGASDPQLATVVAGVAAGYGALGGVLLVQTLDPGAIWMIEMTGSAAGGLLALVIGVVAVADAALVFAGAMMFAGNLVITGLIGSLTSATASQAVGIGLVVSLIIGIFVPSGAFRLSGLTLPMLPGDADELNEDIEPVRHELVVERGAATVGYSTALHVGLGAAQTVQLPILVSGGHGWSMVLSLVMAFLLFLRARHPAGLTQRWAILVPAAVCVVANLVHIAGEQTLFGRVLAIFLPLVAAGVLLLLFSKKLPGIRLRPYWGRAVEILELLTSIAIIPILLQILHVYATMRGLGG; encoded by the coding sequence ATGGAAGAGCAGACACAGCATCGCACAACGACATCGGTCCGGCTACGGTTCGTTCTCGGGAAACGGGCGACGGATGTGGCGTTGCCTGCCGAGGTGACGCTGGTCGAACTGCTGCCCGCGATCCTCCCGCAGTTCGGCGCCGAGCAGGTCGAGCAGGGTGCGGATCACGAAGGATGGGTAGTGCAGCGTCTCGGCGAGGCGCCACTGGACGAAGACCGCACGTTGGCCGAGCTCAATCTGCTCGACGGCGAGACCGTCCACTTGCGACCGCGAGTGGACCAGCTCGCGGCGATCGACTTCGACGATCTGGTCGACGGTGTCGGTGAACAGGTCCGCCGGCATCCCAGTGCCTGGAATCCGGCGCGGACCCGCTGGATGCTGCGCATCGCCGCCGGAGTGACCCTGCTGCTCGGTGCCTGGCTGCTGCCCGGCAGTGGCTCGGTGGCGATCCAGGCCTTTCTCGCGTGGGCCTTCACGGTGCTCCTGCTCGTGGGTAGCGCGCTGGTGGCCAGGGGAGCCAGCGACCCGCAGCTGGCGACTGTCGTGGCGGGTGTCGCGGCGGGTTACGGAGCGCTGGGCGGGGTACTCCTGGTTCAGACACTCGATCCGGGTGCCATCTGGATGATCGAGATGACCGGCTCGGCCGCAGGCGGGCTGCTCGCACTGGTCATCGGGGTGGTCGCGGTCGCCGACGCGGCCTTGGTGTTCGCCGGTGCGATGATGTTCGCCGGCAATCTGGTGATCACCGGACTCATCGGCTCGCTGACATCGGCGACGGCGTCGCAGGCGGTCGGGATCGGGTTGGTGGTCTCCCTGATCATCGGGATCTTCGTGCCGTCCGGGGCGTTCCGATTGTCCGGCCTGACCCTGCCGATGTTGCCGGGCGACGCGGACGAACTCAACGAGGACATCGAGCCCGTGCGACACGAGCTCGTCGTGGAACGAGGCGCGGCCACCGTCGGCTACTCCACCGCGCTGCACGTGGGCCTTGGCGCCGCGCAGACGGTGCAGCTGCCGATACTGGTCTCCGGAGGGCACGGCTGGTCCATGGTGCTCTCGCTGGTGATGGCGTTCCTGTTGTTCCTGCGTGCGCGCCATCCCGCCGGATTGACGCAGCGCTGGGCGATACTGGTACCGGCGGCCGTGTGTGTCGTGGCCAACCTCGTGCATATCGCGGGCGAACAGACCCTCTTCGGGAGAGTGCTCGCGATCTTCCTGCCGCTGGTCGCCGCCGGTGTGCTGTTGCTGCTGTTCAGCAAGAAGTTGCCGGGGATCCGGCTGCGGCCGTACTGGGGCCGCGCGGTGGAGATCCTGGAGCTGCTGACCTCCATCGCGATCATCCCGATTCTGCTGCAAATCCTCCATGTGTACGCAACCATGAGAGGCCTGGGCGGCTGA
- a CDS encoding WXG100 family type VII secretion target: MPELSTQVPGAYNSSAPPMNVAQYSNWDQIGAAVGDITTGGSLSKSTQADAWYEFATKVGNAAKQLGDVNSKIATEIKAVRESLKGEAGEAFDKYATGLFKKSEELYQTLSGKDYPGNVGVSGMRSGLSRQRGGTRSKSRISSGLRQPRS; this comes from the coding sequence ATGCCCGAATTGTCGACGCAGGTTCCCGGTGCGTACAACTCGTCTGCTCCGCCGATGAACGTCGCGCAGTACTCGAACTGGGACCAGATCGGCGCGGCGGTGGGTGACATCACGACCGGCGGCAGCCTCTCGAAGAGCACTCAAGCTGATGCGTGGTATGAGTTCGCCACGAAGGTCGGGAACGCGGCGAAGCAGTTGGGTGATGTCAACAGCAAGATCGCCACTGAGATCAAGGCCGTACGGGAGAGCCTCAAGGGCGAAGCAGGTGAAGCGTTCGACAAGTACGCGACAGGCCTGTTCAAGAAGAGCGAGGAACTCTACCAGACGTTGAGCGGCAAGGATTATCCCGGGAACGTGGGGGTATCGGGCATGCGATCCGGGCTTTCGCGGCAGCGTGGTGGGACACGATCGAAAAGTCGCATCAGCAGCGGGCTCAGGCAGCCGAGATCTTGA
- a CDS encoding YbaB/EbfC family DNA-binding protein: protein MTSGGFDLDKGLDEAMATLDAERRKLAELGKVWEEGRTTVRAKDKSFEMTFDGRGELIEMVFNQSKYRTLAPAQLAAAIVETLQRGKAETMAKMTEVMGTGAGTLPGIDIDAIASGKIDPMEMLNSLIGPMFDGIGGVDGFGSGTEKGRSDGGGRKDD from the coding sequence GTGACCTCAGGTGGATTCGATCTGGACAAGGGCCTCGACGAAGCGATGGCGACGCTGGACGCGGAGCGGCGCAAGCTCGCGGAGTTGGGGAAGGTCTGGGAAGAAGGGCGGACGACTGTACGCGCCAAGGACAAATCCTTCGAGATGACCTTCGACGGGCGTGGCGAACTGATCGAAATGGTGTTCAACCAGTCGAAGTATCGAACCCTCGCTCCCGCTCAACTTGCCGCGGCCATCGTAGAGACGCTCCAGCGCGGCAAGGCGGAAACCATGGCGAAGATGACCGAGGTGATGGGAACGGGAGCGGGCACGCTTCCCGGGATCGATATCGACGCGATCGCGAGCGGCAAAATCGACCCGATGGAAATGCTCAACTCGCTGATCGGTCCGATGTTCGATGGGATCGGCGGAGTGGATGGTTTCGGTAGCGGTACGGAGAAGGGCCGCTCGGACGGCGGAGGGCGGAAGGATGACTGA